Proteins from a genomic interval of Desulfovibrio aminophilus DSM 12254:
- the rsxC gene encoding electron transport complex subunit RsxC, whose amino-acid sequence MRNAEPFTFTLGGVHPPGRKALTAGLPLEVMPPQSRYVVSMAQHFGAPAVPLVKKGDAVREGLRIGGVDKFLGAEVHSPVTGTVVSVGRAPHPILGPVPAVVIERDPEAPDAAVTPLEWESLQACDILARIRDAGVVGMGGAGFPTHVKLCPPANLTIDTCILNGVECESYLTADHRLMLERPADIVQGLRILLKTLGAERAFIGIENNKPDAVEALRAAVAAAGEGKRVTVAALDVKYPQGSEKQLIEALTGRRVPAGGLPAHVGCVVQNVATANAVYEAVALGRSCYERVVTVSGRGVARQANLVCRVGVTLADLAAHLGGLREEAVKCVLGGPMMGFAVAGLDYPVTKTTSGVLFLTTEESPEFEHGPCIRCGRCLDACPMGLMPNEMSIYAERRKYDGMPRFGLWECFECGSCSYVCPAKRPLVQFIRAGKARLKSGAGK is encoded by the coding sequence ATGCGCAACGCCGAACCGTTCACGTTCACCCTCGGGGGAGTCCATCCCCCCGGCCGCAAGGCGCTCACCGCCGGCCTGCCCCTGGAGGTCATGCCGCCTCAATCCCGCTACGTGGTTTCCATGGCCCAGCACTTCGGCGCCCCGGCCGTGCCCCTGGTCAAGAAGGGCGACGCCGTGCGCGAGGGCCTGCGTATCGGCGGGGTGGACAAGTTCCTCGGCGCGGAGGTGCACAGCCCGGTGACGGGTACGGTGGTCTCCGTGGGCCGCGCGCCGCACCCCATCCTGGGCCCGGTGCCCGCCGTGGTCATCGAGCGCGACCCCGAGGCCCCGGACGCGGCCGTCACCCCTCTGGAGTGGGAAAGCCTTCAGGCTTGCGACATCCTGGCGCGCATCCGCGACGCCGGGGTGGTGGGCATGGGCGGCGCGGGCTTCCCCACCCACGTCAAGCTCTGTCCTCCGGCGAACCTCACGATCGACACCTGCATCCTCAACGGCGTGGAGTGCGAGAGCTACCTCACCGCCGACCACCGGCTCATGCTCGAACGCCCGGCGGACATCGTCCAGGGGCTGCGCATCCTGCTCAAGACGCTCGGCGCCGAGCGGGCCTTCATCGGCATCGAGAACAACAAGCCCGACGCCGTCGAAGCCCTGCGCGCGGCAGTGGCCGCAGCCGGAGAGGGAAAGCGCGTGACCGTGGCGGCCCTGGATGTGAAGTATCCCCAGGGCTCCGAGAAACAGCTCATCGAGGCTCTCACGGGCCGTCGGGTTCCCGCCGGTGGCTTGCCCGCGCACGTGGGCTGCGTGGTCCAGAACGTGGCCACGGCCAACGCCGTATACGAGGCCGTGGCCCTGGGCCGAAGCTGCTACGAACGGGTGGTCACGGTTTCGGGCCGGGGCGTGGCGCGCCAGGCCAACCTCGTCTGCCGCGTGGGCGTGACCCTGGCCGACCTGGCCGCGCACCTGGGCGGGCTGCGCGAGGAGGCCGTGAAGTGCGTGCTCGGCGGGCCTATGATGGGCTTCGCCGTGGCCGGGCTGGACTATCCCGTGACCAAGACCACCTCGGGCGTGCTCTTCCTCACGACCGAGGAGAGCCCGGAGTTCGAGCATGGTCCCTGCATCCGTTGCGGCCGCTGCCTGGACGCCTGCCCCATGGGCCTCATGCCCAACGAGATGTCCATCTACGCCGAACGCCGCAAGTACGACGGCATGCCGCGTTTCGGGCTCTGGGAGTGCTTCGAGTGCGGCTCCTGCTCCTACGTCTGTCCGGCCAAGCGGCCACTGGTCCAGTTCATCCGCGCGGGCAAGGCGCGGCTCAAGAGCGGGGCCGGAAAATGA
- the gatC gene encoding Asp-tRNA(Asn)/Glu-tRNA(Gln) amidotransferase subunit GatC, producing MKISREEVFRVARLARLELSEDKVELFAGQVGDILDYIDQLNRLDTEGVEPMYGPGSKTTLLRPDEVRRECGREQVLANAPETDGAFFIVPRIVSAGH from the coding sequence ATGAAGATCAGCCGAGAGGAAGTGTTTCGCGTGGCCCGTCTGGCCAGGCTGGAGCTGAGCGAGGACAAGGTGGAGCTGTTCGCCGGACAGGTGGGCGACATCCTGGACTACATCGACCAGCTCAACCGTCTGGACACCGAAGGCGTGGAGCCCATGTACGGCCCGGGTTCGAAGACGACGCTCCTGCGTCCCGACGAGGTTCGCCGGGAGTGCGGTCGGGAGCAGGTGTTGGCCAACGCGCCGGAAACCGACGGGGCCTTCTTCATCGTACCGCGCATTGTCTCCGCTGGACATTGA
- the gatA gene encoding Asp-tRNA(Asn)/Glu-tRNA(Gln) amidotransferase subunit GatA: MSDLHLKTLSEIRGLLAERRVSAEEATKACLERIEATEPTIQALLHVSAETALAEARTLDAAGPDPERPLWGVPLIVKDCLTAKGLPATAGSRILENFVPFYDATAVARLKAAGAVILGKSNMDEFAMGSSTENSAFQPTRNPWDAERVPGGSSGGSAAAVAACQGFGALGTDTGGSIRQPASFCGIVGLKPTYGRVSRYGLIAYGSSLDQIGPMTRTVEDAARLLQVMAGHDTRDSTSVDEPVPDYLAALSARSDLKGLTIGLPEEYWGEGVDPEVAECCRAAVSQAEALGARTVPVPLRLSEYAVAVYYVIATAEASSNLARFDGVRYGHRDKQAQDLIEMYTRSRTQGFGDEVQRRIILGTYVLSAGYYDAYYRKAAQVRALLRRDFDTAFQTCDLIAGPVCPTTAFRVGQMTNDPLQMYLMDIFTISANLAGIPGLSLPCGLGRDSGMPVGLQLMAKPFSEDVLLSAADVLERALPKLPRPAGLA, encoded by the coding sequence ATGTCTGACCTGCATTTGAAGACGCTTTCCGAAATCCGGGGCCTGCTGGCCGAGCGCCGGGTGTCCGCCGAGGAGGCGACCAAAGCCTGCCTGGAGCGCATCGAGGCCACTGAGCCCACGATTCAGGCCCTGCTGCACGTGTCCGCCGAAACCGCGCTGGCCGAGGCCCGGACCTTGGACGCGGCCGGGCCTGACCCCGAGCGGCCGCTTTGGGGCGTGCCCCTGATCGTCAAGGACTGCCTGACCGCCAAGGGCCTGCCCGCCACGGCCGGGTCGCGCATCCTGGAAAACTTCGTCCCGTTCTACGACGCCACGGCCGTGGCCCGGCTCAAGGCGGCCGGGGCCGTGATCCTGGGCAAGTCCAACATGGACGAGTTCGCCATGGGCTCCAGCACCGAGAACTCGGCCTTTCAGCCCACCCGCAACCCCTGGGATGCGGAGCGGGTGCCCGGCGGGTCCAGCGGCGGCTCGGCCGCGGCGGTGGCCGCCTGCCAGGGCTTCGGGGCCCTGGGCACGGACACCGGCGGCTCCATCCGCCAGCCCGCCTCGTTCTGCGGCATCGTCGGGCTCAAACCCACCTACGGCCGCGTCTCGCGCTATGGGCTCATCGCCTACGGTTCGTCCCTGGACCAGATCGGGCCCATGACCCGCACGGTGGAGGACGCCGCGCGGCTGCTCCAGGTCATGGCCGGGCACGACACCCGCGATTCCACCAGCGTTGACGAGCCCGTGCCCGATTACCTGGCCGCTCTGTCGGCCCGGAGCGACCTCAAGGGGCTGACCATCGGCCTGCCCGAGGAGTATTGGGGCGAAGGCGTGGACCCCGAGGTGGCCGAGTGCTGCCGCGCGGCCGTGTCCCAGGCCGAGGCCCTGGGCGCGCGCACCGTTCCGGTGCCGCTCAGGCTCTCGGAGTACGCCGTGGCCGTGTACTACGTCATCGCCACGGCCGAGGCCTCCTCGAACCTGGCCCGCTTCGACGGCGTGCGTTACGGCCACCGCGACAAGCAGGCCCAGGATCTGATCGAGATGTACACCCGTTCTCGCACCCAGGGCTTCGGCGACGAGGTGCAGCGGCGCATCATCCTGGGCACCTATGTGCTTTCGGCTGGCTACTACGACGCTTACTACCGCAAGGCCGCCCAGGTGCGCGCCCTGCTGCGCCGCGACTTCGACACGGCCTTCCAGACTTGCGACCTCATCGCCGGGCCGGTCTGTCCGACCACGGCCTTCCGCGTGGGTCAGATGACCAACGATCCGCTGCAGATGTACCTCATGGACATCTTCACCATCTCGGCCAACCTGGCGGGCATTCCGGGGCTGAGCCTGCCCTGCGGCCTCGGCCGCGACTCGGGGATGCCCGTCGGTCTCCAACTCATGGCCAAGCCCTTTTCCGAGGACGTGTTGCTGTCCGCCGCCGACGTGCTGGAGCGGGCCCTGCCCAAACTGCCGCGGCCTGCCGGATTGGCTTAG
- a CDS encoding RnfABCDGE type electron transport complex subunit D, whose amino-acid sequence MSERLWRVSISPHLRDEATVSGIMWTVFAVLLPQLLLSVFTFGPRVLALAAVGVGTAVLSEALMQRLLGKPVRISDGSAALTGLLLVYVLPPGVSLTLPFWGSLFAICIGKQLFGGLGFNFFNPALIARAFLTVGFPVAMTTAWIMPELPSFLARPDALSSATPLYLLKHSGAAAYAAQFGGEKGLWAALLGFRPGCVGETSPVLLLLGGLYLLRKRIISWHIPLSMIACVALLAWIFGPEGVFSGDPLVHVLSGGLILGAFFMATDYVTSPSRPAAKLLYGAGAGALTMLIRLKGGYPEGVCYAILLMNCLSPVLEEWVRPRRFAPPLPKE is encoded by the coding sequence ATGAGCGAACGGCTCTGGCGCGTCTCCATCTCGCCGCATCTGCGGGACGAGGCCACGGTGAGCGGGATCATGTGGACCGTGTTCGCCGTGCTCCTGCCCCAGCTGCTGCTCTCGGTCTTCACCTTCGGCCCGCGCGTCCTGGCCTTGGCGGCGGTGGGCGTGGGCACGGCCGTGCTTTCCGAGGCGCTCATGCAGCGGCTCCTGGGCAAGCCCGTGCGGATTTCCGACGGCAGCGCGGCGCTCACCGGCCTGCTCCTGGTCTATGTCCTGCCCCCGGGCGTGTCCCTGACCCTGCCGTTCTGGGGCTCGCTCTTCGCCATCTGCATCGGCAAGCAGCTTTTCGGCGGTCTGGGCTTCAACTTCTTCAATCCGGCGCTCATCGCCCGGGCCTTTCTCACCGTGGGTTTCCCGGTGGCCATGACCACGGCCTGGATCATGCCCGAGCTGCCGTCCTTCCTGGCCCGGCCCGACGCCCTGAGCTCGGCCACGCCGCTCTATCTGCTCAAGCATTCCGGCGCTGCGGCCTACGCCGCCCAGTTCGGCGGGGAGAAGGGCCTCTGGGCCGCGCTCCTGGGCTTCCGGCCCGGCTGCGTGGGCGAGACGAGCCCCGTGCTTCTGCTCCTGGGCGGGCTGTACCTGCTCCGCAAGCGGATCATCTCCTGGCACATTCCGTTGTCGATGATCGCCTGCGTCGCGCTTCTGGCCTGGATCTTCGGCCCGGAGGGCGTGTTCAGCGGCGATCCTTTGGTCCACGTGCTTTCCGGCGGCCTGATCCTGGGGGCTTTCTTCATGGCGACGGACTACGTGACCTCGCCCTCCAGGCCGGCGGCCAAGCTCCTGTACGGTGCCGGGGCAGGGGCGCTGACCATGCTCATCCGGCTCAAGGGGGGCTACCCCGAGGGCGTGTGCTACGCCATTTTGCTCATGAACTGTCTGAGCCCCGTGCTTGAGGAATGGGTCCGGCCCCGGCGTTTCGCCCCGCCGCTGCCCAAGGAATGA